In Misgurnus anguillicaudatus chromosome 5, ASM2758022v2, whole genome shotgun sequence, a genomic segment contains:
- the tmem115 gene encoding transmembrane protein 115, with product MNRYLPVARQHFLSALASTSVVVKSICATVILLYLLSWAVDTSYVLGITPGYLFPPNFWIWTLLTHAVVEQNIFGMAVNIATVMVAGRLLEPLWGALELLIFFAVVNIAAGLLSGLSYLFTYAATFNLDFLFAVRVHGASSFLGGVLVALKQTAGDTTVLRVPQIRLKAAPALALLAIAVLRLAGLLDTTAPLAACGYGALSGWVYLRFYQRHSRGRGDMSDHFAFASFFPEALQPAVGFIAGLVHAALVKIKICRKMVKRYDVGAPSSITISLPGTDPQDAERRRQLALKALNERLKRVDDQSAWPSMEDEEDDEDEEVRTDTFPLLSSRETLPPAPNTTQNPTGQQESSIISFEDAPTHS from the exons ATGAACCGGTACCTGCCCGTGGCACGGCAGCACTTCCTGAGTGCACTCGCCAGCACAAGCGTAGTGGTGAAGTCCATCTGTGCCACAGTGATTCTCCTATACCTACTGTCCTGGGCTGTTGACACCTCTTATGTTCTTGGCATCACACCTGGCTACCTTTTCCCACCAAATTTCTGGATTTGGACACTTCTGACCCATGCGGTGGTGGAGCAGAACATTTTTGGCATGGCCGTGAACATCGCTACTGTGATGGTCGCCGGACGTCTGTTGGAGCCGCTGTGGGGAGCCCTGGAGCTGCTTATCTTCTTCGCTGTAGTAAACATAGCAGCTGGTCTCCTTTCTGGACTCTCTTACCTTTTCACTTATGCTGCAACTTTTAACCTGGACTTCCTGTTTGCCGTGCGGGTGCACGGTGCATCTTCGTTTCTCGGAGGTGTTCTTGTAGCACTGAAGCAGACTGCAGGTGATACCACAGTGCTCAGAGTGCCACAAATACGCTTAAAAGCTGCACCAGCGCTAGCTCTGCTGGCAATAGCCGTCCTGCGGCTGGCAGGTCTGCTGGACACTACGGCACCCCTAGCAGCGTGTGGGTACGGCGCACTGTCTGGGTGGGTTTACCTGCGCTTCTACCAGAGGCATTCAAGGGGGCGCGGGGACATGTCAGACCACTTTGCCTTTGCTTCCTTCTTCCCCGAGGCTCTACAACCAGCTGTAGGATTTATAGCTGGGCTTGTCCATGCCGCTTTGGTGAAGATAAAAATTTGTCGCAAGATGGTGAAGCGCTACGATGTTGGGGCTCCATCCTCTATTACCATCAGCCTGCCTGGTACAGACCCACAAGACGCAGAAAGGAGAAG GCAGTTGGCATTGAAAGCGCTTAATGAGCGTCTGAAGCGGGTGGACGACCAGTCGGCTTGGCCAAGCATGGAGGACGAAGAGGATGACGAAGACGAGGAAGTGCGGACAGACACCTTCCCTCTCCTTTCAAGCCGCGAGACTTTGCCACCAGCACCCAACACCACTCAAAATCCAACGGGACAGCAGGAATCCAGCATTATAAGTTTTGAAGATGCTCCGACCCATTCCTAA